One segment of Brassica napus cultivar Da-Ae chromosome C3, Da-Ae, whole genome shotgun sequence DNA contains the following:
- the LOC106452812 gene encoding ankyrin repeat, PH and SEC7 domain containing protein secG-like produces the protein MAPDASTALAAREKVQQFLNAACTGNLEFLKNVAKQLDEGKGLKTTVESVKDANKRGALHFAAREGQTEICWYLLEELKLDADTKDEAGDTPLVHAARQGQVGTAKYLLDQGADPNIASELGATALHHAAGTGEIELLKELLSRGVPVDSQSESGTPLIWAAGHDQKDAVQVLLEHKANPNAETEDNVTPLLSAVAAGSVACTKLLAMARAKANVFAGGATPLHIAADIGDFELIIILLKAGADPDQKDEEGNRALEVAALRENRTIVETLIRLTTKPESVSDWTVDGVIAHMKSNKEQEDNSKSGVTVIKKDLPQVSPEAKAKAAEAKARGQDAFYRKDYQIAIDAYTQAIDFDPTDHTFFSNRSLCWLLLGQGEHALSDAKACRELKPDWPKACFREGAALRLLQRFDEAANAFYEGVLLSPESKELIDAFREAVDAGRKFHGKDKIKDKS, from the exons ATGGCTCCTGATGCTTCTACTGCTCTTGCAG CGAGGGAGAAAGTTCAGCAGTTCCTGAATGCAGCTTGTACCGGAAACCTCGAGTTCCTCAAGA ATGTTGCTAAGCAGCTTGACGAAGGCAAAGGCTTGAAGACAACCGTGGAGAGTGTCAAAGACGCGAACAAACGCGGCGCGCTTCATTTCGCTGCGAGGGAAGGACAAACTGAGATATGCTGGTATCTATTGGAGGAGCTGAAGCTTGACGCTGACACAAAAGATGAAGCTG GGGATACTCCGCTTGTTCATGCTGCTAGGCAAGGACAGGTTGGGACGGCGAAGTATCTTTTGGATCAGGGAGCTGATCCTAATATTGCTAGTGAACTAGGAGCTACTGCATTGCATCATGCGGCTGGGACAG GGGAAATTGAGTTGCTAAAGGAGTTGCTATCTAGAGGTGTTCCTGTTGACTCTCAAAGCGAGTCTGGCACGCCATTGATTTGGGCTGCTGGCCACGACCAGAAAGATGCTGTGCAAGTCTTGTTAGAACACAAAGCTAAT CCTAACGCTGAGACCGAAGACAATGTCACACCATTGTTATCTGCAGTGGCAGCTGGTTCTGTGGCATGCACAAAGCTGTTGGCCATG GCACGTGCCAAAGCTAATGTTTTCGCTGGTGGTGCAACTCCGTTGCACATTGCTGCTGATATTGGAGATTTTGAGTTGATCATCATTTTACTTAAAGCTGGAGCTGATCCTGATCAGAAAGACGAG GAAGGCAATAGGGCATTAGAAGTTGCAGCTTTGAGAGAGAACAGAACGATCGTTGAGACTCTCATCCGCTTGACAACAAAACCTGAATCTGTTTCAGACTGGACTGTTGATGGAGTTATTGCTCACAtgaaatcaaacaaagaacaagaGGACAACTCAAAATCTGGAGTGACTGTGATCAAGAAAGACCTTCCACAGGTCTCACCAGAAGCAAAGGCGAAAGCTGCAGAAGCAAAAGCAAGAGGACAAGACGCTTTCTACAGAAAGGATTACCAGATAGCCATTGACGCTTACACACAA GCCATTGATTTTGACCCTACGGATCATACCTTCTTCTCAAACCGAAGCCTCTGCTGGTTGCTGTTAGGACAAGGTGAGCACGCCTTGTCGGATGCTAAAGCCTGCAGAGAACTAAAGCCTGATTGGCCTAAAGCTTGCTTCAGAGAAGGCGCTGCTCTTCGTTTGCtacag CGGTTTGATGAGGCAGCTAATGCTTTTTACGAGGGAGTGTTGCTTAGCCCTGAAAGCAAAGAGCTCATTGATGCGTTCAG AGAAGCTGTAGATGCTGGAAGGAAGTTTCATGGCAAGGACAAGATTAAGGACAAATCATAA
- the LOC111206474 gene encoding uncharacterized protein LOC111206474 has protein sequence MVRRRDNLTLSVLTPPLGEAKTAATTPVASQKPKKRLSKQLSMLETPRDIAWERRRRQMIMIQEKKMLHKGVSDNLSEQTKLTDEDLNELKGSIELGFGFNEEAGQKLCNTLPALDLYFAVNRQLSPLPSPNSSSRTSSASSSAFSMSIPGSPKKTDSDSLKIVCPGDNPQQVKQRLRHWAQAVACSVMQTY, from the exons atggtgAGAAGAAGAGACAACCTCACGTTATCAGTCTTAACACCGCCCCTCGGCGAGGCCAAAACGGCAGCAACAACTCCGGTGGCCTCACAGAAACCGAAAAAACGTTTATCGAAACAACTATCTATGTTGGAGACACCAAGAGACATTGCTTGGGAAAGAAGAAGACGTCAGATGATAATGATTCAAGAGAAGAAGATGCTTCACAAAGGAGTTTCAGACAATCTTAGTGAACAGACTAAACTGACTGATGAGGATTTAAACGAGCTTAAAGGATCCATTGAGCTAGGTTTTGGTTTCAATGAGGAAGCTGGACAAAAGCTTTGCAATACATTGCCAGCTCTTGATCTTTACTTTGCAGTGAACCGTCAGCTCTCTCCTCTCCCTTCACCTAACAGCAGCAGCCGTACCAGCAGCGCATCGTCATCAGCTTTCTCGATGAGTATACCTGGTAGTCCCAAGAAAACTGATTCAGATTCATTGAAGATAGTATGTCCAG GGGACAATCCTCAACAAGTGAAGCAGAGACTGAGACATTGGGCACAAGCAGTTGCATGCTCTGTGATGCAGACTTATTGA